In one window of Gossypium arboreum isolate Shixiya-1 chromosome 4, ASM2569848v2, whole genome shotgun sequence DNA:
- the LOC108458430 gene encoding uncharacterized protein LOC108458430 isoform X1, which produces MTGSADELNRGYFDDMSKLKQHGGKLVELLDKPLHKYFEQNDCLNYFFCFRWILIHFKRYFWLAWSSLVLTLKACWLNKMNKFTVLRDLNFVAKNLGVEFFKGTLVV; this is translated from the exons ATGACT ggcAGTGCTGATGAATTGAATAGAGGATATTTTGATGATATGTCTAAGCTAAAACAACACGGTGGTAAG CTGGTGGAGTTGCTAGATAAACCTCTGCACAAATATTTCGAGCAGAATGATTGCTTGAATTATTTCTTTTGTTTCCGCTGGATTCTGATACACTTTAAAAG ATACTTTTGGCTTGCCTGGAGTAGCTTAGTTCTTACACTAAAAGCTTGTTGGCTCAACAAGATGAACAAGTTCACAGTTTTGAGAGACCTCAATTTTGTTGCAAAAAACCTTGGTGTTGAGTTTTTCAAAGGTACTCTTGTGGTATAA
- the LOC108459459 gene encoding uncharacterized protein LOC108459459 yields the protein MMMDREQEELQFLGFFGIVKESLKIIYSWRKIFAQITLSFIFPLSFIFLAHIQISQLLFANILNNEDTLNYTQAGTPGYDKLSDVISSEWVALWLFKAAYFTFFLILSLLSTSAVVYTIACIYTGKEISFKKVISVVPKVWKRLFVTFLWSFAIVFVYNIVSGMLLLLPVAVLGLGMLGISVFVVVLVPYLAGLVYISLVWQLASVVSVLEDDYGIKAMKKSKALIKGKTGVAVAMFLVLVVCFIGIQVVFEIGVLFYWSMSVEMRIGIPILCFLILFMVVLFGLVAQTVIYFVCKSYHHENIDKSCLADHLEVYLGEYVPLKAKDVQLEQFHV from the coding sequence ATGATGATGGATAGGGAGCAGGAAGAGCTTCAATTTCTGGGTTTCTTTGGCATAGTGAAAGAATCATTGAAGATCATATATTCATGGAGAAAAATCTTCGCCCAAATTACCCTATCCTTTATTTTCCCTCTCTCTTTCATTTTTCTAGCTCATATCCAAATCTCTCAGCTCCTTTTTGCTAATATCCTCAATAATGAAGACACATTGAATTATACCCAAGCTGGAACTCCTGGATATGATAAACTTTCCGATGTAATATCATCCGAATGGGTTGCACTTTGGCTCTTCAAAGCTGCATATTTCACTTTCTTTCTCATCCTTTCACTTCTCTCCACTTCGGCTGTTGTTTACACAATCGCATGCATTTACACAGGCAAGGAAATCTCGTTCAAGAAGGTCATCAGTGTGGTACCCAAGGTTTGGAAGCGACTTTTCGTGACTTTCCTTTGGAGTTTCGCCATTGTTTTCGTTTACAACATCGTTTCTGGTATGTTGTTATTGTTGCCGGTTGCTGTGCTAGGATTAGGCATGTTAGGGATATCGGTTTTCGTGGTTGTTCTCGTGCCGTACTTGGCGGGACTGGTTTATATTTCCTTGGTTTGGCAATTGGCTAGCGTGGTTTCAGTGTTGGAAGACGACTATGGGATCAAAGCCATGAAGAAGAGCAAGGCGTTGATAAAGGGTAAGACGGGGGTTGCGGTCGCCATGTTTCTTGTGCTGGTTGTTTGTTTTATTGGGATTCAAGTGGTGTTCGAGATCGGGGTGTTGTTTTATTGGTCGATGAGTGTTGAAATGAGGATTGGGATTCCAATCCTTTGCTTTTTGATACTGTTTATGGTGGTTCTGTTCGGACTTGTTGCTCAAACAGTTATCTACTTTGTGTGCAAATCATATCACCACGAGAATATAGACAAGTCTTGTTTAGCAGATCATCTCGAGGTTTATCTTGGAGAGTATGTTCCTCTCAAGGCTAAGGATGTCCAACTTGAGCAGTTTCATGTGTAA
- the LOC108458430 gene encoding GTPase-activating protein gyp7-like isoform X2 encodes MSQNHFGVLWQNGMHSQLFALSKLVELLDKPLHKYFEQNDCLNYFFCFRWILIHFKRYFWLAWSSLVLTLKACWLNKMNKFTVLRDLNFVAKNLGVEFFKGTLVV; translated from the exons ATGAGTCAGAATCATTTTGGTGTTTTGTGGCAAAACGGCATGCATTCTCAGCTTTTTGCATTATCTAAG CTGGTGGAGTTGCTAGATAAACCTCTGCACAAATATTTCGAGCAGAATGATTGCTTGAATTATTTCTTTTGTTTCCGCTGGATTCTGATACACTTTAAAAG ATACTTTTGGCTTGCCTGGAGTAGCTTAGTTCTTACACTAAAAGCTTGTTGGCTCAACAAGATGAACAAGTTCACAGTTTTGAGAGACCTCAATTTTGTTGCAAAAAACCTTGGTGTTGAGTTTTTCAAAGGTACTCTTGTGGTATAA
- the LOC108458728 gene encoding ras-related protein RABC1-like gives METQFDYLFKLLMIGDSGVGKSSLLLSFTAGTFDELSPTIGVDFKVKHVTVGGKKLKLAIWDTAGQERFRTLTSSYYRGAQGVVMVYDVTRRETFTNLSEVWAKEFELYSTNQDCIKMLVGNKVDKESQRVVTKKEGVEFARENGCLFIECSAKTHVNVQQCFDELVLKIVDTPSLLAEGAKGVKKNMFNQKTPAANAATGACC, from the exons atgGAGACACAGTTCGATTACTTGTTCAAGCTACTGATGATAGGAGATTCAGGCGTCGGAAAGAGTAGTCTTCTTTTAAGTTTTACCGCCGGTACCTTTGATGAACTCTCTCCCACTATTG GAGTTGACTTTAAGGTGAAACACGTTACTGTTGGAGGCAAGAAGCTAAAGCTGGCAATTTGGGATACAG CTGGGCAGGAACGATTCAGAACATTGACAAGTTCTTACTACAGAGGCGCACAAGGGGTCGTTATGG TTTATGATGTAACACGAAGGGAAACATTTACAAATCTTTCTGAAGTATGGGCTAAGGAGTTCGAACTCTACTCCACAAATCAAGACTGCATCAAGATGCTTGTTGGAAACAAAGTTGACAAG GAAAGCCAGAGGGTTGTGACAAAGAAAGAGGGAGTAGAGTTTGCCAGAGAAAATGGTTGCCTTTTCATTGAATGCAGTGCTAAAACACATGTCAACGTACAACAGTGCTTTGATGAGCTTGTTCTAAAG ATTGTTGATACACCTAGCCTTTTGGCTGAGGGGGCCAAAGGTGTGAAAAAGAACATGTTTAACCAGAAGACACCGGCAGCCAATGCTGCTACAGGCGCTTGCTGCTGA